The following are encoded in a window of Vespa crabro chromosome 2, iyVesCrab1.2, whole genome shotgun sequence genomic DNA:
- the LOC124421769 gene encoding F-box/LRR-repeat protein 4 isoform X1, with translation MIPHDETKFEVVPINNNNSTGKNESVIFVEQFVKDVCDFSSQYGSNISISYTAYNVAGNPSKFPDYGDFPQAFVMRTYGPWWNKAPSRLGDYMIQNNESVISQDYIDVEYYQEVYPIRISIYETYNPGSVVGIWVQNPCGQWFQLWNGPPQFVPQRPRIFSPPLKTCHFKTKMVRLEFNHDLLDYYTELDAVLLIGTSELIMPRNHMYHQNLSNLLQELGCNGYNEDIYNLTPDYLKANQDLTILKKMFHKYCILYNSRIMDNISKGKLVTTLEQHCHSVPPIEEAFNSLQEFLQEEFPKLIREMHLSSSSPICRISLPNDKNILSTLNNFDSRPCGSFSALPDETVLKILRNLDLKTLCRLCRVNRHFSNIARDALLYTSLNLKPYWYCLNDHALKHLIPRCQYLQRLDLSWCGNYNMISDRDLVDFIHSCGSLLTHLRLNCCRSINDIVILEVSRICKNLKELCLRNCMGITNDGFSKLEKLQCLERLELYGTAIETSILCSILRRNPQMRHLNLAGMHDRLNVDEVAIELGNSCLQLESVDFWKAQTLTPHGVRALARCINLREVDFGWCGGMGAPGDSLRALLSSCRYLEKVFLAALRGLTDRDLEPLLLCQRLQQLDLLGARSLTPDMCYGFLLWCPKLEMIDLSFCEGITDSKIQEWRRKYPHISFKRSFQANGTDLL, from the exons ATGATACCTCATGATGAAACAAAATTTGAAGTTGtaccaataaataataacaattctacaGGAAAAAATGAATCTGTCATTTTTGTTGAACAATTTGTTAAAGATGTGTGCGACTTTAGTTCTCAGTATGGTAGCAATATCAGTATTTCCTATACAGCATACAATGTTGCTGGGAACCCAAGTAAATTCCCTGATTATGGAGACTTTCCACAAGCCTTTGTCATG AGAACGTATGGACCATGGTGGAATAAAGCACCTTCAAGGTTAGGTGATTAcatgatacagaataatgaaagtGTAATTAGCCAAGATTATATTG ATGTTGAATATTATCAAGAGGTATATCctataagaatatcaatatatGAAACCTATAATCCAGGCAGTGTAGTTGGTATATGGGTACAAAATCCTTGTGGGCAATGGTTTCAATTATGGAATGGACCACCTCAATTTGTACCTCAGAGACCACGCATATTTTCACCACCTTTAAAGACTTGtcattttaaaacaaaaatggtTAGATTAGAATTTAATCATGACTTATTGGATTACTATACAGAATTGGATGCTGTACTTCTCATTGGGACATCTGAATTGATAATGCCTCGCAATCATATGTACCATCAAAATTTAAGTAATTTGTTACAAGAGTTAGGCTGTAATGGATataatgaagatatatataatttaacacCTGATTATTTGAAAGCTAATCAAGATTTGACTatacttaaaaaaatgtttcataaATACTGCATTCTCTATAACAg CAGAATAATGGATAATATATCTAAAGGCAAGTTAGTTACTACATTAGAACAACATTGCCATTCCGTACCACCTATAGAAGAGGCATTTAATAGTTTACAAGAATTTTTACAGGAAGAGTTCCCTAAACTTATACGAGAGATGCATCTTTCTTCATCCTCTCCAATATGTAGGATATCTTTACCAAATGACAAGAACATATTGTCAACTTTAAATAACTTTGATAGTCGACCATGTGGTAGTTTTTCTGCACTTCCA GATGaaacagttttaaaaattttaagaaatctAGATTTAAAGACACTTTGTCGTTTATGCAGAGTAAACCGACATTTTAGTAATATAGCAAGAGATGCTCTTCTCTACACAAGTCTGAATTTGAAACCATATTGGTATTGCCTGAATGATCACGCACTAAAACATTTAATTCCAAGGTGTCAATACTTACAACGTTTAGATTTATCATGGTGTGGTAATTATAACATGATTAGTGACAGAGATCTTGTagattttattcattcttgTGGTAGTCTTCTGACACATCTACGTTTAAATTGTTGTCGCTCTATTAATGATATAGTAATTCTTGAAGTTTCaagaatttgtaaaaatttaaaag aattatgCTTGCGTAATTGTATGGGTATTACAAATGATGGATTTTCAAAGTTGGAGAAACTACAGTGCCTTGAACGCCTGGAACTTTATGGAACTGCAATTGAAACTTCTATTTTGTGTTCAATTTTAAGAAGAAATCCACAAATGAGACATTTAAATTTAGCTGGAATGCATGATCGTTTAAATGTAGATGAAGTAGCAATTGAATTAGGAAACTCTTGTCTACAATTGGAAAGCGTAGACTTTTGGAAAGCACAAACTCTCACACCACATGGTGTAAGAGCCCTTGCTCGATGTATTAACCTTCGAGAGGTAGATTTTGGATGGTG TGGTGGAATGGGTGCTCCTGGTGATTCATTAAGggcattattatcttcttgtcgttatttagaaaaagtatttttgGCTGCATTAAGAGGATTGACAGATAGAGATTTAGAGCCATTGTTACTCTGCCAACGTTTGCAACAATTAGATTTATTAGGAGCACGTTCCCTCACTCCCGACATGTGTTATGGATTTTTATTATGGTGCCCTAAATTGGAAATGATTGATCTTAGTTTTTGCGAAGGTATCACAGATTCAAAAATTCAAGAATGGCGACGAAAGTATCCACATATATCATTCAAAAGAAGTTTTCAAGCTAATGGAACGGATTTATTATAA
- the LOC124433103 gene encoding ADP-ribosylation factor-related protein 1 isoform X1, whose protein sequence is MYTLLHGLYKYLVQKDEYFILILGLDNAGKTTYLEAAKTKFTKNYKGMNPSKITTTVGLNIGKIDIAGIRFNFWDLGGQEELQSLWDKYYAESHAVIYIVDSSDRDRIPDSKETFDRVISSEHLRGVPLLVLANKQDVPDCMGVREVKPIFNQNAHLIGRRDCMVMPVSALNGDGVDEGIHWLVDCVKRNSDIRPPRSQDDSCLS, encoded by the exons atgtaCACACTTTTACACGGTTTATATAAGTACTTAGTACAAAaagatgaatattttatattaatacttgGACTTGATAATGCAGGAAAAACT aCGTATTTAGAAGCGGCTAAAactaaatttacaaaaaattataaaggtaTGAATCCAagtaaaataacaacaaccgTTGGATTGAATATTGGAAAAATTGATATCGCTGgaattcgttttaatttttggGATCTTGGTGGACAAGAAGAACTTCAGTCATTATGggataaa TATTATGCCGAATCACATGCAGTAATTTATATTGTTGATTCATCGGATCGTGACAGGATACCAGATTCTAAAGAAACCTTTG aTAGAGTAATATCGTCTGAACATTTGAGAGGAGTACCTCTCTTAGTTTTAGCCAATAAGCAGGATGTTCCAGATTGCATGGGTGTTAGAGAAGTCAAACcaatatttaatcaaaatgCACATTTAATTGGACGAAGGGATTGTATGGTAATGCCTGTATCAGCTCTTAATGG AGATGGCGTAGATGAAGGCATCCATTGGCTTGTAGACTGTGTAAAAAGGAATAGCGACATTCGCCCTCCTCGAAGTCAAGACGATAGTTGTTTATCATAA
- the LOC124433103 gene encoding ADP-ribosylation factor-related protein 1 isoform X2, with product MYTLLHGLYKYLVQKDEYFILILGLDNAGKTTYLEAAKTKFTKNYKGMNPSKITTTVGLNIGKIDIAGIRFNFWDLGGQEELQSLWDKYYAESHAVIYIVDSSDRDRIPDSKETFDRVISSEHLRGVPLLVLANKQDVPDCMGVREVKPIFNQNAHLIGRRDCMVMPVSALNGL from the exons atgtaCACACTTTTACACGGTTTATATAAGTACTTAGTACAAAaagatgaatattttatattaatacttgGACTTGATAATGCAGGAAAAACT aCGTATTTAGAAGCGGCTAAAactaaatttacaaaaaattataaaggtaTGAATCCAagtaaaataacaacaaccgTTGGATTGAATATTGGAAAAATTGATATCGCTGgaattcgttttaatttttggGATCTTGGTGGACAAGAAGAACTTCAGTCATTATGggataaa TATTATGCCGAATCACATGCAGTAATTTATATTGTTGATTCATCGGATCGTGACAGGATACCAGATTCTAAAGAAACCTTTG aTAGAGTAATATCGTCTGAACATTTGAGAGGAGTACCTCTCTTAGTTTTAGCCAATAAGCAGGATGTTCCAGATTGCATGGGTGTTAGAGAAGTCAAACcaatatttaatcaaaatgCACATTTAATTGGACGAAGGGATTGTATGGTAATGCCTGTATCAGCTCTTAATGG tctataa
- the LOC124421770 gene encoding mitochondrial ribonuclease P protein 1 homolog has protein sequence MCNFGLKNSLVLFKKLQSVVILSSSFNTNLSKIQIPTHFIKRNFAENLYEKKTKSDIDEKDEKILQQLLQNPDMNKKYKLLQYEYEYLRETTQLVPQTLRPKDYIYLLNSSKTHQRKHFRFLFINEKKRESNIQKREQKIEAKRLEMKKQEEECPSGLKYGLSYNSLFMRIYDKSLDSFLNFNLLMSSMFEPKIVFDCGYDNLMTNHEIMNCAKQLLLSFVYNRLHKNPADIYFCNAPRNNKILTKFHSLIPNVYETNFPLNITSKSYLDIFDKNDLVYLTPHCNKEMTVYNPDKVYIIGALVDKMSPQPYTLAKAKKEGISMEKLPIDRYLRWNTGSTKSLTLNQVLAILIDVKYTKDWMAAFNNNIPIRKLMKADSEFYKKKVSIKTN, from the exons ATGTGTAATTTCGGTCTTAAAAATAGcttagttttatttaaaaaattacaatcagttgttattttatcttcgtcaTTTAATACTAACCTTAGTAAAATCCAAATACCAACACATTTCATAAAACGTAATTTTgctgaaaatttatatgaaaaaaaaacaaaatcagaTATAGATGAGAAGGATGAGAAGATATTACAACAACTATTACAAAATCCTGatatgaataaaaagtataaattgttacaatatgaatatgaatatttGCGAGAAACAACCCAATTAGTCCCTCAAACGTTACGGccgaaagattatatatatttgttaaattcaTCTAAGACACATCAAAg GAAACATTTTCGATTTctctttataaatgaaaagaaaagagaaagtaatatACAAAAACGTGAACAAAAGATAGAAGCAAAACgtttagaaatgaaaaaacaagaagaagaatgtcCTAGTGGTTTAAAATATGGtctttcatataattctttatttatgcGAATTTATGACAAATCATTAGAttcctttttaaatttcaatctATTAATGTCTTCAATGTTTGAGCCAAAAATAGTGTTTGATTGCGGATATGATAATTTAATGACAAATCATGAAATAATGAATTGTGCAAAACAATTATTACTCAGTTTTGTTTATAATCGTTTGCATAAAAATCCAGCtgacatttatttttgtaatgcaccacggaataataaaattttgacaAAGTTTCATAGTTTAATACCAAATGTTTATGAAACAAATTTTCCATTAAATATAACTTCTAAGTCCTATcttgatattttcgataaaaatgatttagtGTATCTAACACCGCATTGTAACAAAGAAATGACAGTTTATAATCCTGACAAAGTTTATATTATTGGAGCACTAGTGGATAAg atgtcTCCTCAACCTTATACCTTAGCAAAAGCTAAAAAAGAAGGTATAAGCATGGAGAAACTAccaatagatagatatttacGCTGGAACACTGGATCTACTAAAAGTCTTACTCTTAATCAAGTTTTAGCTATATTAATAGatgtaaaatatacaaaagatTGGATGGctgcttttaataataatattccaaTTAGAAAACTGATGAAAGCAGATTCtgaattttataagaaaaaagtttcaattaaaactaattaa
- the LOC124421769 gene encoding F-box/LRR-repeat protein 4 isoform X2 yields MIPHDETKFEVVPINNNNSTGKNESVIFVEQFVKDVCDFSSQYGSNISISYTAYNVAGNPSKFPDYGDFPQAFVMRTYGPWWNKAPSRLGDYMIQNNESVISQDYIDVEYYQEVYPIRISIYETYNPGSVVGIWVQNPCGQWFQLWNGPPQFVPQRPRIFSPPLKTCHFKTKMVRLEFNHDLLDYYTELDAVLLIGTSELIMPRNHMYHQNLSNLLQELGCNGYNEDIYNLTPDYLKANQDLTILKKMFHKYCILYNRIMDNISKGKLVTTLEQHCHSVPPIEEAFNSLQEFLQEEFPKLIREMHLSSSSPICRISLPNDKNILSTLNNFDSRPCGSFSALPDETVLKILRNLDLKTLCRLCRVNRHFSNIARDALLYTSLNLKPYWYCLNDHALKHLIPRCQYLQRLDLSWCGNYNMISDRDLVDFIHSCGSLLTHLRLNCCRSINDIVILEVSRICKNLKELCLRNCMGITNDGFSKLEKLQCLERLELYGTAIETSILCSILRRNPQMRHLNLAGMHDRLNVDEVAIELGNSCLQLESVDFWKAQTLTPHGVRALARCINLREVDFGWCGGMGAPGDSLRALLSSCRYLEKVFLAALRGLTDRDLEPLLLCQRLQQLDLLGARSLTPDMCYGFLLWCPKLEMIDLSFCEGITDSKIQEWRRKYPHISFKRSFQANGTDLL; encoded by the exons ATGATACCTCATGATGAAACAAAATTTGAAGTTGtaccaataaataataacaattctacaGGAAAAAATGAATCTGTCATTTTTGTTGAACAATTTGTTAAAGATGTGTGCGACTTTAGTTCTCAGTATGGTAGCAATATCAGTATTTCCTATACAGCATACAATGTTGCTGGGAACCCAAGTAAATTCCCTGATTATGGAGACTTTCCACAAGCCTTTGTCATG AGAACGTATGGACCATGGTGGAATAAAGCACCTTCAAGGTTAGGTGATTAcatgatacagaataatgaaagtGTAATTAGCCAAGATTATATTG ATGTTGAATATTATCAAGAGGTATATCctataagaatatcaatatatGAAACCTATAATCCAGGCAGTGTAGTTGGTATATGGGTACAAAATCCTTGTGGGCAATGGTTTCAATTATGGAATGGACCACCTCAATTTGTACCTCAGAGACCACGCATATTTTCACCACCTTTAAAGACTTGtcattttaaaacaaaaatggtTAGATTAGAATTTAATCATGACTTATTGGATTACTATACAGAATTGGATGCTGTACTTCTCATTGGGACATCTGAATTGATAATGCCTCGCAATCATATGTACCATCAAAATTTAAGTAATTTGTTACAAGAGTTAGGCTGTAATGGATataatgaagatatatataatttaacacCTGATTATTTGAAAGCTAATCAAGATTTGACTatacttaaaaaaatgtttcataaATACTGCATTCTCTATAACAg AATAATGGATAATATATCTAAAGGCAAGTTAGTTACTACATTAGAACAACATTGCCATTCCGTACCACCTATAGAAGAGGCATTTAATAGTTTACAAGAATTTTTACAGGAAGAGTTCCCTAAACTTATACGAGAGATGCATCTTTCTTCATCCTCTCCAATATGTAGGATATCTTTACCAAATGACAAGAACATATTGTCAACTTTAAATAACTTTGATAGTCGACCATGTGGTAGTTTTTCTGCACTTCCA GATGaaacagttttaaaaattttaagaaatctAGATTTAAAGACACTTTGTCGTTTATGCAGAGTAAACCGACATTTTAGTAATATAGCAAGAGATGCTCTTCTCTACACAAGTCTGAATTTGAAACCATATTGGTATTGCCTGAATGATCACGCACTAAAACATTTAATTCCAAGGTGTCAATACTTACAACGTTTAGATTTATCATGGTGTGGTAATTATAACATGATTAGTGACAGAGATCTTGTagattttattcattcttgTGGTAGTCTTCTGACACATCTACGTTTAAATTGTTGTCGCTCTATTAATGATATAGTAATTCTTGAAGTTTCaagaatttgtaaaaatttaaaag aattatgCTTGCGTAATTGTATGGGTATTACAAATGATGGATTTTCAAAGTTGGAGAAACTACAGTGCCTTGAACGCCTGGAACTTTATGGAACTGCAATTGAAACTTCTATTTTGTGTTCAATTTTAAGAAGAAATCCACAAATGAGACATTTAAATTTAGCTGGAATGCATGATCGTTTAAATGTAGATGAAGTAGCAATTGAATTAGGAAACTCTTGTCTACAATTGGAAAGCGTAGACTTTTGGAAAGCACAAACTCTCACACCACATGGTGTAAGAGCCCTTGCTCGATGTATTAACCTTCGAGAGGTAGATTTTGGATGGTG TGGTGGAATGGGTGCTCCTGGTGATTCATTAAGggcattattatcttcttgtcgttatttagaaaaagtatttttgGCTGCATTAAGAGGATTGACAGATAGAGATTTAGAGCCATTGTTACTCTGCCAACGTTTGCAACAATTAGATTTATTAGGAGCACGTTCCCTCACTCCCGACATGTGTTATGGATTTTTATTATGGTGCCCTAAATTGGAAATGATTGATCTTAGTTTTTGCGAAGGTATCACAGATTCAAAAATTCAAGAATGGCGACGAAAGTATCCACATATATCATTCAAAAGAAGTTTTCAAGCTAATGGAACGGATTTATTATAA